GTAGCCATCCAGAAAGCTGTCATAATCCTCCGGACGGCCATCGGAGATGGTGATGAGCAGGCGTGAACGAGCCTCCTGGGTCTTAAGGATGTCTATGGCGCGACGAATGAACACCCCCATGCGGGTATAATCCTTGGGCGCGATGGCGGCGATGCGGCGGTAGGCGGCGGCGTCCATGGGGTCGGTAAATGCCTTGACCCGGTAAAATTCGCACTGCTTGCGGGTGTTGCCGGAGAAGCCATAGATGGCAAAACGGTCGTCGAGAATCACCAGGGCCCGGCTCAACAGAATCAGGCTTTCACGGATGGCGTCGTTGACCCACCCTTTGGTCGAACCGCTCATGTCGGCGAGGATCAGGGTGGCAACGCGGCGATCCACGCGATCCATGCGCTCAAACAGGCGGTTTTCCATCTCCTGTCCCAGGCGCAGGGTGACCTGGGCTTCGATCAGGGCGTCCAGGTCCGGTTCATCACCCCGCTCCTGGCGCCGGACGCGCCGGTCACTGCCCCGAATCATCTCGAAGGATCGCCGGATATGGTGGATGAGCCCCCCATATTTCTGGTTGGTCTCCTCCACAAAGGCGGTCCTGTCTTCGGGCAGGGAGAGTTCCCGCAGGACGCACCACCCTTTGCGATAGTCGTTGCGTTTGTGATCCCATTCATCAAACAGCATGGCCCCTTCTTCGTGGTAGACCCCTTGCCAAGGGTTGGCGTCGAGAGCCTGGGCACCCCCTGAGGCGGGATAGCCTCCCGGGCCGGCAGGTTGGAGATATTCAAGGGGAATGGCACCCAGATCCTGGACGATGGAGCGGGACAGGACATCCATGTCTTCCGGCAGGACCAGGCGTTGACCATCGAGACGGATCTGGCAGACGAGATTGTCGGGCAGGTCGATGCGCAACCGGTCCGGATCGACCGTGCCGTTGGGCAGAACAATATCGGGTTGGCGCTGCAACACCTCACCCACCGCCTGCCGGAAGAGCCGTTTTTCGCGCTCCATGCGGCGGGTTCGGGTCTCCAGGGCCCGTTGCCAATGAAGAACGCCATGGTGCGCCAGGGGTTCGGGGGGAGGAGAGGTCAGCACCTTTGGCAACCAGCACAGCGCATCCATGGCACGTGCCTCGGTTCGGCTGAGATCCATCCTGGCTGCGTGCCAGACAGGCGGCCAAGGTTTGGAGGTGTGCGACCACAGGGCGGCGCCGCGCCGGGAGAGGCCCGGCAGCAGCCGCGTCAACAGGGCGTCGAGTCGGCAACTCTCCAGGGTGTTGTAGCAGGCGGCAGCCTGTTCGCCATCGCCATGCTCCAGCAGCTTTTCCGCCAAGGTGGAAGGGAAGCTCCCAAACCGGCCAAAGGCCCACTGGAGCGCCGCCATGCTTTGGTAGAGCAGACGGTTTTGCTCGATCCTGGGAAATCGGTGCAGACGAGCCGGCAGGATGATCACCTCGCTGTCCGTGGCCGGGGCTTCCCCCTCCTCCAGGGTCAGATGGCGTCCACCCAGGCCCATGATGAAATGTTCCAGGCTGGTCCGTTCCTCGGCCAGGGTCAATGCGCCTTGATCCGACAGGGCTCCCGGTAACGAACTGCCGGCGCCATTGAGATAATCCAAAGTGCCGCGCAAACCTTCCTGGTCATACCGGGCCAAGGTCGAGCAGAACCACTGCGCCATGACCTGCTGATCGGCTTCCGCCAGCAAGTCGGGTCCACGGGTGGCGCATTGAAAGGCCAGTTCCGGGTTGAGATTGGCTGTCACCGCCAGCCATTTCAGCAGTTGTTCCTGTTGTTCAGGCGCCAATCTGGCCAAACGCTGCGCCGGGATGGAGGTGGTTCGGCGCGAGGAGAGAGCGGCCTCCAGGATGGTGTCCAGGCGCTCTTCCAGTTGGTCAACATTCATGGGGAGGCACCAGGCGGGCTTTCAGAAGATCGACGCACATAACGCGCTGATGGCGGAGGTCATTTCCGAGTCATCCGTCAGGGCGTGGGTGATGGCTCCAGTGCAGGCCGTCAAGGGATCGACCCCGGCGTGCAGCAGTTTGCCAGCGTGGACCAGCAGGCGGGTTGAGGCCCCCTCCTCCAGGCCATTGCCCTTGAGATTGCGGGTTAAATGGCCAAAACGCACCAGGGACTCGGCCACATCCTGCTGGATACCCGCCTCCCGGGCCACGATGCGTACCTCCAAAGCGGCCTCCGGATAGTCGAATTCCAGGGCGACAAAGCGCTGACGGGTACTTTGTTTGAGATCTTTCAGGACACTCTGATAGCCAGGATTGTAGGAGATGACCAGGCAAAACTCCGGTGCGGCTTTGAGCAGCGTTCCCCGCTTTTCCATGGGCAGAATACGCCGATCATCGGCCAGCGGGTGGATCACCACAGTGGTGTCTTTGCGGGCCTCGACGATCTCGTCCAGATAGCAGATGCCGCCATGCCTGACGGCCCGTGCCAGCGGTCCATCCTCCCAGACCGTATCGCCGCCGATCACAAGAAAACGCCCCACCAGGTCGGTGGAGGTCATATCTTCGTGGCAGGAGACGGTGATCAGCGGGCGGCGCAGGCGCCAAGCCATATGTTCGACAAAACGGGTTTTGCCGCAGCCGGTCGGGCCCTTGAGCAGGATGGGGAGGCGGTTGGCATAGGCGGCCAGAAAGAGGGTGATTTCATGGCCGGTAGCCTGGTAGTGGGGTTCCGTGGTGATAAAGTTGTCTTCCGGGGCGATCGGTGGTGGTGTGGCCATGCGACCTCTCTGGCATGGA
The sequence above is drawn from the Magnetococcales bacterium genome and encodes:
- a CDS encoding CbbQ/NirQ/NorQ/GpvN family protein; amino-acid sequence: MATPPPIAPEDNFITTEPHYQATGHEITLFLAAYANRLPILLKGPTGCGKTRFVEHMAWRLRRPLITVSCHEDMTSTDLVGRFLVIGGDTVWEDGPLARAVRHGGICYLDEIVEARKDTTVVIHPLADDRRILPMEKRGTLLKAAPEFCLVISYNPGYQSVLKDLKQSTRQRFVALEFDYPEAALEVRIVAREAGIQQDVAESLVRFGHLTRNLKGNGLEEGASTRLLVHAGKLLHAGVDPLTACTGAITHALTDDSEMTSAISALCASIF
- a CDS encoding nitric oxide reductase activation protein — its product is MNVDQLEERLDTILEAALSSRRTTSIPAQRLARLAPEQQEQLLKWLAVTANLNPELAFQCATRGPDLLAEADQQVMAQWFCSTLARYDQEGLRGTLDYLNGAGSSLPGALSDQGALTLAEERTSLEHFIMGLGGRHLTLEEGEAPATDSEVIILPARLHRFPRIEQNRLLYQSMAALQWAFGRFGSFPSTLAEKLLEHGDGEQAAACYNTLESCRLDALLTRLLPGLSRRGAALWSHTSKPWPPVWHAARMDLSRTEARAMDALCWLPKVLTSPPPEPLAHHGVLHWQRALETRTRRMEREKRLFRQAVGEVLQRQPDIVLPNGTVDPDRLRIDLPDNLVCQIRLDGQRLVLPEDMDVLSRSIVQDLGAIPLEYLQPAGPGGYPASGGAQALDANPWQGVYHEEGAMLFDEWDHKRNDYRKGWCVLRELSLPEDRTAFVEETNQKYGGLIHHIRRSFEMIRGSDRRVRRQERGDEPDLDALIEAQVTLRLGQEMENRLFERMDRVDRRVATLILADMSGSTKGWVNDAIRESLILLSRALVILDDRFAIYGFSGNTRKQCEFYRVKAFTDPMDAAAYRRIAAIAPKDYTRMGVFIRRAIDILKTQEARSRLLITISDGRPEDYDSFLDGYRGPYGLADTRKALVEARRAGIHPFGITIDREAKEYLPHLYGPARFVVIDSARALPRKISDIYRNLTT